In Streptomyces chartreusis NRRL 3882, the following are encoded in one genomic region:
- a CDS encoding aldehyde dehydrogenase (NADP(+)) encodes MAAAPVWSVDPRTGKQREQVAVEATAQEVDAAVRAAHEARGSLADRTVRAAFLRSAAEELEAAKDGLVETADAETALGPVRLTGELARTCYQLRAFADIVDEGAFLDVVINHPDDTATPPIPDLRRYKVPLGVVAVYSASNFPFAFSVAGGDTASALAAGCPVVVKAHPDHPALSEYVAKVLRRAAARHDIPDGVLGLVHGFEAGVELIKHPLVAAAGFTGSVRGGRALFDAAAARPVPIPFHGELGSLNPVVVTEAAAAERAEAIGAGLAGSMTLGVGQFCVKPGLVLAPSGAAGDALLKSLTDAVSDTDAGVLLDHRMRDNFVAGVAERAQLPDVDSPVTPGAGGEHTVSAGFLTVPASRLAQEGEHDLLLEECFGPVTVVARYEDEDEVKAVLSRLPGNLTATVQLSEEEAAGQGRGAELLQDLTPLAGRVLVNGWPTGVAVAPAQHHGGPYPATTSTSTSVGGTAIERWLRPVVYQNAPEALLPAELRDENPLGLPRRFNGRLER; translated from the coding sequence GTGGCAGCAGCACCAGTCTGGAGTGTCGACCCCCGAACCGGGAAGCAGCGTGAACAGGTTGCGGTGGAGGCCACAGCCCAGGAGGTGGACGCCGCCGTCCGTGCCGCTCACGAGGCGCGTGGCTCACTCGCGGACCGCACCGTCCGCGCGGCCTTCCTGCGCAGCGCCGCCGAGGAGCTGGAGGCGGCCAAGGACGGTCTCGTGGAGACCGCCGACGCCGAGACCGCGCTCGGCCCGGTCCGGCTGACCGGCGAGCTCGCCCGCACCTGCTACCAGCTGCGGGCCTTCGCCGACATCGTCGACGAGGGCGCCTTCCTCGACGTCGTCATCAACCACCCCGACGACACCGCGACCCCGCCGATCCCGGACCTGCGCCGCTACAAGGTGCCGCTCGGCGTCGTCGCCGTCTACTCGGCCTCGAACTTCCCGTTCGCCTTCTCCGTCGCCGGCGGCGACACCGCGAGCGCCCTCGCGGCCGGCTGCCCCGTCGTGGTCAAGGCCCACCCGGACCACCCGGCCCTGTCCGAGTACGTCGCCAAGGTGCTGCGCCGCGCCGCCGCCCGGCACGACATCCCCGACGGTGTCCTCGGGCTGGTGCACGGCTTCGAGGCGGGTGTCGAGCTGATCAAGCACCCGCTGGTCGCGGCGGCCGGATTCACCGGTTCCGTGCGGGGCGGGCGCGCGCTGTTCGACGCGGCAGCCGCGCGTCCCGTGCCGATCCCGTTCCACGGCGAGCTGGGCTCGCTGAACCCCGTCGTCGTCACCGAGGCCGCCGCCGCCGAGCGGGCCGAGGCGATCGGTGCGGGCCTCGCCGGCTCGATGACGCTGGGCGTCGGCCAGTTCTGCGTGAAGCCGGGCCTCGTCCTCGCGCCGTCCGGCGCCGCCGGTGACGCCCTGCTGAAGTCGCTGACCGACGCCGTCAGCGACACCGACGCCGGGGTCCTGCTCGACCACCGGATGCGCGACAACTTCGTCGCCGGTGTCGCCGAGCGCGCCCAGCTGCCCGACGTCGACTCCCCGGTCACGCCCGGCGCGGGCGGCGAGCACACCGTCAGCGCGGGCTTCCTCACGGTGCCGGCGAGCAGGCTGGCGCAGGAGGGCGAGCACGACCTGCTCCTGGAGGAGTGCTTCGGGCCGGTCACGGTGGTGGCCCGCTACGAGGACGAGGACGAGGTGAAGGCCGTGCTGTCGCGGCTGCCGGGCAACCTCACGGCGACGGTGCAGCTGTCCGAGGAGGAGGCCGCGGGGCAGGGCCGGGGCGCGGAGCTTCTGCAGGACCTGACGCCGCTGGCCGGGCGTGTGCTGGTGAATGGGTGGCCGACGGGGGTTGCCGTCGCGCCGGCTCAGCATCACGGGGGGCCGTACCCGGCGACGACGTCTACGTCCACGTCGGTGGGCGGTACGGCGATCGAGCGGTGGTTGCGGCCGGTTGTTTATCAGAACGCGCCTGAGGCCCTGCTTCCTGCGGAGCTGCGGGATGAGAATCCGTTGGGGTTGCCGCGTAGGTTCAACGGGCGCTTGGAGCGGTAG
- a CDS encoding DUF1349 domain-containing protein: MDLEISELPFPLRSYGPEAHWSYEDGVLTGWAGARQDRFVPPTGEALDPASDAPRLLGAPEGDFQLIARVTVGFGAAFDAGVLYVHVGERAWAKLCLEYSPDVPTVCTVVTRGHSDDANSFAVDGSSVWLRVSRTGRAFAFHASRDGERWTFVRLFTLGDEKETGAALIGFMTQSPMGEGCVVTYDHIEFRPHWPNDLRDGS, translated from the coding sequence ATGGATCTCGAGATTTCCGAACTTCCGTTCCCCCTGCGCTCTTACGGGCCCGAGGCGCACTGGTCCTATGAGGACGGGGTGCTCACCGGGTGGGCCGGGGCGCGGCAGGATCGGTTCGTGCCGCCCACCGGGGAGGCGCTGGACCCCGCCTCCGACGCGCCGCGGCTGCTGGGGGCGCCCGAAGGGGACTTTCAGCTGATCGCCCGGGTCACGGTCGGGTTCGGCGCGGCCTTCGACGCCGGGGTGCTCTACGTCCACGTCGGCGAGCGCGCTTGGGCCAAGCTCTGTCTGGAGTACTCCCCGGACGTGCCCACCGTCTGCACGGTGGTCACCCGGGGACACTCCGACGACGCCAACTCCTTCGCCGTCGACGGCAGTTCCGTCTGGCTCCGGGTGAGCCGCACCGGCCGCGCCTTCGCCTTCCACGCCTCCCGCGACGGCGAACGGTGGACCTTCGTCCGCCTCTTCACCCTCGGCGACGAGAAGGAGACGGGCGCCGCCCTGATCGGCTTCATGACCCAGTCGCCGATGGGGGAGGGCTGCGTGGTGACGTACGACCACATCGAGTTCAGGCCGCACTGGCCGAACGACCTGCGCGACGGCAGCTGA
- a CDS encoding GNAT family N-acetyltransferase gives MIRTVLPAEVEEVVALHARARATYYPDGLPQDGTDWLAAWRSALARPDGQVLCVVEEGRMVGLASFRTPEGARADTVKLFQFHVDPDHWRRGVGTALHTACVEAWTSDGKWAAVLDVHVDNRRAQAFYQRQGWVPEPAGPGDHHLPMRLSLTGE, from the coding sequence GTGATCCGTACCGTCCTGCCCGCCGAGGTGGAGGAGGTCGTCGCGCTGCACGCGCGGGCCCGGGCCACCTACTACCCCGACGGGCTGCCGCAGGACGGCACCGACTGGCTCGCCGCCTGGCGGAGCGCCCTCGCGCGACCGGACGGCCAGGTGCTCTGCGTCGTCGAGGAGGGCCGCATGGTCGGCCTGGCCTCCTTCCGCACCCCCGAGGGCGCCCGGGCGGACACGGTGAAGCTGTTCCAGTTCCACGTGGACCCCGACCACTGGCGCCGCGGCGTCGGCACCGCCCTGCACACGGCCTGCGTCGAGGCGTGGACGTCCGACGGCAAGTGGGCGGCCGTCCTCGACGTGCACGTCGACAACCGGCGGGCGCAGGCCTTCTACCAGCGGCAGGGCTGGGTGCCGGAACCGGCTGGGCCGGGAGACCATCACCTGCCGATGCGGCTCTCCCTGACCGGGGAATGA
- a CDS encoding DsbA family oxidoreductase: MRVEIWSDIACPWCYVGKARFEKALRDFPHRDEVEVVHRSFELDPGRAKDDIQPVITMLTRKYGMSAAQAEAGEDNLGAQAAAEGLDYRTRGRDHGSTFDMHRLLHFAKEQGHQERLLDLLYRANFAEERSVFNDDERLVELAVAAGLEADAVRAVLADPGAYADDVRADEREAAQLGASGVPFFVLDRKYGVSGAQPAEVFAQALTQAYGERSPLKIVDSGDADACGPDGCAVPQR; the protein is encoded by the coding sequence ATGCGCGTCGAGATCTGGAGCGACATCGCCTGCCCCTGGTGCTACGTGGGCAAAGCCCGCTTCGAGAAGGCGCTGCGGGACTTCCCGCACCGTGACGAGGTCGAGGTGGTGCACCGCTCCTTCGAGCTGGACCCGGGCCGCGCCAAGGACGACATCCAGCCCGTGATCACGATGCTCACCAGGAAGTACGGGATGAGTGCCGCGCAGGCCGAGGCCGGTGAGGACAACCTGGGCGCGCAGGCCGCCGCCGAGGGGCTGGACTACCGCACCCGGGGCCGCGACCACGGCAGCACCTTCGACATGCACCGCCTGCTGCACTTCGCCAAGGAGCAGGGGCACCAGGAGCGGTTGCTCGACCTGCTGTACCGGGCGAACTTCGCCGAGGAGCGCTCCGTCTTCAACGACGACGAGCGCCTGGTGGAACTCGCCGTGGCCGCCGGGCTGGAGGCGGACGCCGTCCGCGCGGTGCTCGCCGACCCCGGCGCCTACGCCGACGACGTACGCGCCGACGAGCGGGAAGCCGCGCAGCTCGGCGCGAGCGGTGTGCCGTTCTTCGTGCTCGACCGCAAGTACGGCGTCTCCGGTGCCCAGCCCGCGGAGGTCTTCGCCCAGGCCCTGACCCAGGCGTACGGCGAACGCTCGCCCCTGAAGATCGTCGACAGCGGGGACGCGGACGCGTGCGGGCCGGACGGCTGTGCGGTGCCTCAACGCTGA
- a CDS encoding aminotransferase class V-fold PLP-dependent enzyme translates to METFENLVRAEFAPKHTYLNTASNGLLPARTVTALHRAVRMRAEGVPLGPLYEDVEAARASFARLAGVPAERVAAGASVAEYGGLIAASLPAGAEVLTAEADFASLVNPFHARGDLKVRAVPLERLAESVRPGTALVAVSTVQSADGRLADLPAVREAARAHGARTYVDASQSAGWLPMEAGADDFLAAVGFKWLLGPHGAAFFVAPQDFGGLTPLLAGWVAGEQPWESCYGPVEELAHSARRFDISPALFSHAGLRASLELLEDIGIDVVHAHDVALADRFRAGLAELGHAPVPAPGSAIVSVPGLGHRQGELGRAGIEVSDRAGNLRAAFHLYNTAADVDRLLDVLKA, encoded by the coding sequence ATGGAGACCTTCGAGAACCTCGTCCGTGCCGAGTTCGCCCCGAAGCACACCTACCTCAACACCGCGAGCAACGGGCTCCTGCCCGCCCGAACCGTCACCGCCCTGCACCGGGCCGTGCGGATGCGTGCCGAGGGCGTGCCCCTGGGTCCCCTGTACGAGGACGTCGAGGCCGCCCGCGCGTCCTTCGCCCGGCTGGCCGGCGTGCCGGCCGAGCGGGTCGCCGCCGGTGCCTCGGTCGCCGAGTACGGCGGGCTGATCGCCGCCTCGCTGCCCGCGGGCGCCGAAGTCCTCACCGCGGAGGCCGATTTCGCCTCCCTGGTGAACCCGTTCCACGCGCGCGGCGACCTCAAGGTGCGCGCCGTGCCCCTGGAGCGGCTCGCCGAGTCCGTCCGCCCCGGCACCGCGCTCGTCGCGGTCAGCACCGTCCAGTCCGCCGACGGCCGGCTCGCCGATCTGCCGGCCGTGCGCGAGGCGGCCCGGGCGCACGGGGCCCGTACCTACGTCGACGCCTCCCAGTCGGCCGGCTGGCTGCCGATGGAGGCCGGCGCGGACGACTTTCTCGCCGCCGTCGGCTTCAAGTGGCTCCTGGGACCGCACGGGGCCGCGTTCTTCGTCGCCCCGCAGGACTTCGGCGGGCTCACACCGCTGCTCGCCGGGTGGGTCGCCGGTGAGCAGCCCTGGGAGAGCTGCTACGGCCCCGTCGAGGAACTCGCCCACTCCGCACGGCGCTTCGACATCAGCCCCGCGCTCTTCAGTCACGCCGGGCTGCGTGCCTCCCTGGAGCTGCTGGAGGACATCGGGATCGACGTCGTGCACGCCCACGACGTCGCCCTCGCGGACCGCTTCCGCGCCGGGCTCGCCGAGCTGGGCCACGCGCCGGTGCCCGCTCCGGGCTCGGCGATCGTGTCCGTGCCGGGGCTCGGCCACCGGCAGGGCGAGCTGGGCCGGGCGGGCATCGAGGTGTCCGACCGGGCCGGGAATCTGCGGGCCGCGTTCCACCTCTACAACACGGCGGCGGACGTCGACCGGCTCCTGGACGTCCTCAAGGCGTGA
- the thpD gene encoding ectoine hydroxylase, producing the protein MTDTTTGIPDLYPSRGATEVLTPRQDPVVWGAPDAPGPVSPGDLLSFERDGFLAIDELITDDEVAVYRNELNRLVNDPDIRADERSIVEPKSKEIRSVFEVHKISEVFAKLVRDERVVGRARQILGSDVYVHQSRINVKPGFGASGFYWHSDFETWHAEDGLPRMRTVSVSIALTENYDTNGGLMIMPGSHKTFLGCAGATPKDNYKKSLQMQDAGTPSDEALTQLAAQHGIKLFTGKAGSATWFDCNCMHGSGDNITPFPRSNVFIVFNSVENTAVEPFAAPVRRPEFIGARDFTPVK; encoded by the coding sequence ATCACCGACACCACCACCGGTATCCCCGACCTGTACCCCAGTCGTGGCGCCACCGAGGTGCTCACCCCGCGCCAGGACCCGGTCGTCTGGGGCGCCCCCGACGCGCCCGGTCCGGTATCGCCGGGCGACCTGCTGTCCTTCGAGCGTGACGGCTTCCTCGCCATCGACGAGCTGATCACCGACGACGAGGTCGCCGTCTACCGGAACGAGCTGAACCGGCTGGTGAACGACCCGGACATCCGTGCCGACGAGCGGTCGATCGTCGAGCCGAAGTCCAAGGAGATCCGCTCGGTCTTCGAGGTGCACAAGATCAGTGAGGTGTTCGCCAAGCTGGTGCGGGACGAGCGGGTCGTCGGCCGGGCACGTCAGATCCTCGGCTCGGACGTCTACGTCCACCAGTCGCGGATCAACGTCAAGCCGGGCTTCGGGGCGAGTGGCTTCTACTGGCACTCGGACTTCGAGACCTGGCACGCCGAGGACGGTCTGCCGCGGATGCGTACGGTGTCGGTCTCGATCGCGCTGACCGAGAACTACGACACCAACGGCGGGCTCATGATCATGCCGGGGTCGCACAAGACGTTCCTCGGGTGCGCGGGGGCCACGCCGAAGGACAACTACAAGAAGTCGCTGCAGATGCAGGACGCGGGCACGCCGTCCGATGAGGCGCTGACCCAGCTGGCCGCACAGCACGGCATCAAGTTGTTCACGGGCAAGGCCGGTTCGGCGACGTGGTTCGACTGCAACTGCATGCACGGTTCCGGCGACAACATCACGCCGTTCCCGCGCAGCAACGTGTTCATCGTGTTCAACAGCGTGGAGAACACAGCGGTGGAACCGTTCGCGGCACCGGTGCGGCGTCCGGAGTTCATCGGGGCGCGGGACTTCACGCCGGTGAAGTGA
- a CDS encoding ectoine synthase encodes MIVRSFKEIEGTDRHVKSASGTWESKRIVLAKEKVGFSLHETILYAGTETSMWYANHIEAVVCVEGEAELTDHETGKSYTITPGTMYLLDGHEKHTLRIKKDFRCLCVFNPPVTGREDHDENGVYPLLTEEV; translated from the coding sequence GTGATTGTCCGTTCGTTCAAGGAGATCGAAGGTACCGACCGGCACGTGAAGTCGGCGTCCGGAACGTGGGAGAGCAAACGCATCGTCCTCGCCAAGGAGAAGGTCGGCTTCTCCCTGCACGAGACGATCCTGTACGCGGGTACGGAGACGTCGATGTGGTATGCGAACCACATCGAGGCCGTCGTCTGCGTGGAGGGCGAGGCCGAGCTGACCGACCACGAGACCGGGAAGTCGTACACCATCACGCCCGGGACCATGTACCTCCTGGACGGGCACGAGAAGCACACGCTGCGGATCAAGAAGGACTTCCGCTGCCTCTGCGTCTTCAATCCGCCCGTGACCGGACGGGAGGACCACGACGAGAACGGCGTTTACCCGCTGCTCACCGAGGAGGTGTGA
- the ectB gene encoding diaminobutyrate--2-oxoglutarate transaminase has protein sequence MTITQPDLSVFETVESEVRSYCRGWPTVFDRAVGSRMYDEDGHEYLDFFAGAGSLNYGHNNPVLKRALIDYLERDGVTHGLDMSTTAKRTFLEAFQNLLLRPRDLPYKVMFPGPTGTNAVEAALKLARKVKGRESIVSFTNAFHGMSLGSLAVTGNAFKRAGAGIPLVHGTPMPFDNYFDGTVEDFLWFERLLEDQGSGLNKPAAVIVETVQGEGGINVARAEWLRALSELCERQDMLLIVDDIQMGCGRTGAFFSFEEAGITPDIVTVSKSISGYGLPMSLCLFKPELDIWEPGEHNGTFRGNNPAFVTATAALEAYWADGSAMEKQTRKRGEQVEQALISITEENLADVKEYRGRGLVWGMEFHDKERAGKVAKRAFELGLLIETSGPESEVVKLLPALTITPEELDEGLSTLARAVRETA, from the coding sequence GTGACCATCACCCAGCCCGACCTGAGCGTCTTCGAGACCGTCGAGTCCGAGGTGCGCAGCTACTGCCGCGGCTGGCCCACCGTCTTCGACCGTGCGGTGGGCAGCCGCATGTACGACGAGGACGGCCATGAGTACCTCGACTTCTTCGCCGGAGCCGGGTCACTGAACTACGGGCACAACAACCCCGTCCTGAAACGCGCTCTGATCGACTACCTGGAGCGGGACGGCGTCACGCACGGGCTCGACATGTCGACCACCGCCAAGCGCACGTTCCTGGAGGCCTTCCAGAACCTGCTGCTGCGGCCGCGCGACCTGCCGTACAAGGTCATGTTCCCGGGCCCGACCGGCACCAACGCCGTGGAGGCCGCGCTGAAGCTGGCGCGGAAGGTGAAGGGGCGCGAGTCGATCGTGTCGTTCACCAACGCCTTCCACGGCATGTCGCTGGGTTCGCTGGCCGTGACCGGCAACGCCTTCAAGCGGGCCGGCGCCGGCATCCCGCTGGTGCACGGCACGCCCATGCCGTTCGACAACTACTTCGACGGCACCGTCGAGGACTTCCTGTGGTTCGAGCGGCTGCTGGAGGACCAGGGCTCCGGCCTGAACAAGCCGGCCGCCGTGATCGTCGAGACCGTGCAGGGCGAAGGCGGCATCAACGTGGCCCGGGCCGAGTGGCTGCGTGCCCTGTCCGAGCTGTGCGAGCGGCAGGACATGCTGCTGATCGTCGACGACATCCAGATGGGCTGCGGCCGTACCGGCGCGTTCTTCTCCTTCGAAGAGGCGGGCATCACGCCGGACATCGTCACCGTCTCGAAGTCGATCAGCGGCTACGGCCTGCCCATGTCGCTGTGCCTGTTCAAGCCCGAGCTCGACATCTGGGAGCCCGGCGAGCACAACGGCACCTTCCGCGGCAACAACCCCGCCTTCGTCACGGCCACGGCGGCCCTGGAGGCGTACTGGGCCGACGGCTCCGCGATGGAGAAGCAGACCCGCAAGCGCGGCGAGCAGGTCGAGCAGGCGCTGATCTCCATCACGGAGGAGAACCTGGCCGACGTGAAGGAGTACCGGGGCCGCGGCCTGGTGTGGGGCATGGAGTTCCACGACAAGGAGCGCGCCGGCAAGGTCGCCAAGCGCGCCTTCGAGCTCGGGCTGCTCATCGAGACGTCCGGGCCCGAGAGCGAGGTCGTGAAACTGCTCCCCGCCCTGACCATCACGCCGGAGGAACTGGACGAGGGCCTGTCGACGCTGGCCCGCGCCGTCCGCGAGACCGCCTGA
- the ectA gene encoding diaminobutyrate acetyltransferase: MTAVQADPQIDRPTVADGAALWRMAKDSKVLDLNSSYSYLLWCRDFAATSAVARDEHGEPMGFITGYVRPDSPRTLLVWQVAVDEAHRGRGLAAALLDGLVARTVTERGVTTVETTITPGNTASERLFTSFAERHGARLEREVLFDTGLFPDGPHDAEVLYRIGPLPR, from the coding sequence ATGACTGCCGTACAAGCAGATCCGCAAATCGACCGCCCCACGGTGGCTGACGGAGCCGCACTGTGGCGGATGGCGAAGGACTCGAAGGTTCTCGACCTGAACTCGTCCTACAGCTATCTGCTGTGGTGCCGCGACTTCGCGGCCACGTCGGCCGTAGCGCGTGACGAGCACGGCGAGCCGATGGGTTTCATCACCGGGTACGTGCGGCCGGACAGCCCGCGCACCCTGCTGGTCTGGCAGGTGGCGGTGGACGAGGCGCACCGCGGGCGCGGACTGGCCGCCGCGCTGCTCGACGGTCTGGTCGCGCGGACCGTGACCGAGCGAGGGGTGACCACGGTGGAGACCACCATCACTCCGGGCAACACCGCCTCGGAGCGCCTGTTCACGTCGTTCGCCGAGCGTCACGGCGCGCGGCTGGAGCGCGAGGTGCTGTTCGACACGGGCCTGTTCCCCGACGGGCCGCACGACGCAGAGGTGCTGTACCGCATCGGCCCCCTGCCCCGCTGA
- a CDS encoding DinB family protein, which produces MTTDTPSDIPAGTPHTLPDGRPVPLLTGDERAMLESWLDFHRATLALKCAGLDDAQVRTASAEPSTLTLLGLVQHLAEVERNWFQRVAAGLDVPPVYEDGTGYTLDPGRGLDEALGIWRREIARGRELCAGLPLDHIGRVAEGPVPGMEVSMRWVLIHMIEEYARHNGHADLLRERVDGVTGA; this is translated from the coding sequence ATGACCACCGACACCCCTTCCGACATCCCCGCCGGCACCCCCCACACCCTTCCCGACGGCCGTCCCGTCCCGCTCCTCACCGGTGACGAGCGGGCCATGCTCGAGAGCTGGCTGGACTTCCACCGCGCCACGCTGGCGCTGAAGTGCGCCGGGCTGGACGACGCGCAGGTACGGACGGCGTCGGCCGAGCCGTCCACGCTGACGCTGCTCGGGCTGGTGCAGCACCTCGCCGAGGTCGAGCGGAACTGGTTCCAGCGGGTGGCCGCCGGCCTCGACGTGCCGCCGGTCTACGAGGACGGCACCGGCTACACGCTGGACCCCGGGCGGGGGCTCGACGAGGCGCTCGGGATCTGGCGGCGGGAGATCGCGCGGGGCCGGGAGCTGTGTGCGGGGCTGCCGCTGGACCACATCGGACGGGTCGCCGAGGGACCGGTGCCCGGGATGGAGGTCAGCATGCGCTGGGTGCTGATTCACATGATCGAGGAGTACGCACGGCACAACGGTCACGCCGATCTCCTGCGGGAACGCGTCGACGGAGTGACCGGGGCCTGA
- a CDS encoding pyridoxal-phosphate-dependent aminotransferase family protein, producing the protein MTHPFLDLAPLGADRFAAIEDRVARLLGTEQDVVIMQGEALLPLEGAIRAAAGPGTTALNVITGPYGQTFGDWLRDCGATVVDLAVPFHTAVTAEQVRQAFAEHPEIDFVSLVHAEAATGNTNPVAEIGEVVRAHGALFYLDAVASIGAEPVLPDAWGVDLCVIGAQKAMGGPAGVSAVSVSERAWARMAANPRAPRRSYLSLLDWKERWIDGGRKTLLHAPAQLEMLALEACVERIEAVGPDTVMARHASAATATRAGALALGGGLEPYVYEARDAAPVATTLRAPSGVVASELVARALGADPAVPLAAGGGALAKEMIRVNHYGADATPGAVRASLAALGAALSEAGLSVDVAGALRAAEEAWR; encoded by the coding sequence GTGACGCATCCGTTTCTGGACCTGGCCCCGCTCGGTGCGGACCGTTTCGCCGCGATCGAGGACCGTGTGGCACGGCTGCTGGGCACCGAGCAGGACGTCGTGATCATGCAGGGCGAGGCGTTGCTGCCGCTGGAGGGCGCGATCCGTGCCGCGGCCGGTCCGGGCACGACGGCCCTGAACGTCATCACGGGCCCGTACGGGCAGACCTTCGGCGACTGGCTGCGGGACTGCGGGGCGACGGTGGTCGACCTGGCGGTGCCCTTCCACACGGCGGTCACGGCCGAGCAGGTCCGGCAGGCCTTCGCCGAGCACCCGGAGATCGACTTCGTGTCCCTGGTGCACGCGGAGGCGGCGACCGGCAACACCAATCCGGTCGCGGAGATCGGCGAGGTGGTGCGGGCGCACGGGGCCCTGTTCTACCTGGACGCGGTGGCGTCGATCGGTGCCGAGCCGGTGCTCCCGGACGCGTGGGGCGTGGATCTGTGCGTGATCGGGGCGCAGAAGGCGATGGGCGGGCCGGCCGGCGTGTCGGCCGTGTCGGTGAGCGAGCGGGCCTGGGCCCGGATGGCGGCGAACCCGCGGGCGCCGCGCCGGTCGTATCTGTCGCTGCTCGACTGGAAGGAGCGGTGGATCGACGGCGGTCGCAAGACGCTGCTGCACGCTCCGGCGCAGCTGGAGATGCTGGCGCTGGAGGCGTGCGTGGAGCGGATCGAGGCGGTGGGGCCGGACACCGTGATGGCCCGGCACGCCTCGGCCGCGACGGCCACGCGGGCCGGGGCCCTCGCGCTCGGTGGCGGGCTGGAGCCGTACGTGTACGAGGCCCGGGACGCGGCGCCCGTCGCAACGACGCTCCGGGCGCCGTCCGGGGTGGTGGCGTCGGAGCTGGTGGCCAGGGCGCTGGGGGCGGATCCGGCGGTGCCGCTCGCCGCCGGCGGGGGTGCGTTGGCCAAGGAGATGATCCGGGTCAATCACTACGGGGCCGATGCCACGCCGGGGGCCGTGCGGGCGAGCCTGGCGGCGCTGGGGGCCGCACTCTCGGAGGCGGGGCTGTCGGTGGACGTGGCCGGGGCGCTGCGGGCTGCCGAGGAGGCGTGGCGGTAG
- a CDS encoding transporter substrate-binding domain-containing protein translates to MNTHPGHRARILAATTATAGLLLVAGCTSTDDGGSGKKTAAGGVELVKAGKLTTCTHLPYPPFQSEIDGKVQGFDVSLIDLVAKDLGVQQDIVDQPFENFKTGGSLNAGQCDLAAAGMTITEERKKNVDFSDPYFNATQAVLVDKKSGIGSFADLKGKKLGAQAQTTGEDYAKSKGLDPVSFESSDAVLNGLRTGQVQAVVIDYPVVQGWLKDKANADAFKVVDNLDTGEQYGFTVKKGNTKLLAAINKAIKDAETDGTYKKLYEQWIGPYDESAASPAAS, encoded by the coding sequence GTGAACACGCACCCCGGGCACCGGGCCCGCATCCTGGCCGCCACCACCGCGACGGCCGGGCTGCTGCTCGTGGCCGGCTGCACCTCCACCGACGACGGCGGCAGCGGCAAGAAGACGGCCGCGGGCGGCGTCGAGCTCGTCAAGGCGGGCAAGCTCACCACCTGCACCCACCTGCCGTATCCGCCGTTCCAGTCGGAGATCGACGGCAAGGTCCAGGGCTTCGACGTGTCGCTGATCGACCTGGTCGCCAAGGACCTGGGCGTGCAGCAGGACATCGTCGACCAGCCCTTCGAGAACTTCAAGACGGGCGGGTCCCTCAACGCCGGCCAGTGCGACCTCGCCGCGGCCGGCATGACCATCACCGAGGAGCGCAAGAAGAACGTCGACTTCTCCGACCCGTACTTCAACGCCACCCAGGCGGTGCTGGTCGACAAGAAGAGCGGCATCGGCTCCTTCGCCGACCTCAAGGGCAAGAAGCTCGGCGCCCAGGCCCAGACGACCGGTGAGGACTACGCCAAGAGCAAGGGCCTCGACCCGGTCTCCTTCGAGTCCTCCGACGCCGTCCTCAACGGCCTGCGCACCGGCCAGGTCCAGGCCGTCGTCATCGACTACCCCGTCGTCCAGGGCTGGCTGAAGGACAAGGCCAACGCCGACGCCTTCAAGGTCGTCGACAACCTCGACACCGGCGAGCAGTACGGCTTCACGGTGAAGAAGGGCAACACTAAGCTCCTCGCCGCCATCAACAAGGCGATCAAGGACGCCGAGACCGACGGCACGTACAAGAAGCTGTACGAGCAGTGGATCGGCCCCTACGACGAGTCCGCCGCGTCGCCGGCCGCCTCATGA